From one Henriciella marina DSM 19595 genomic stretch:
- a CDS encoding FAD-dependent oxidoreductase, with translation MTYDLIIVGGGIGGAALAATMARAGDAVLLLEKSTEYEDRVRGEWIAPWGVVEVRRLGFYDLLRGAGGHHITSHVHYDESRRPEAAETTALPLGIFAEKVPGPLAIGHPHHCQTLFDEAVRAGAETVRGANVTDIVLGTSPSVTFEQDGKARTEKARLVVGAEGRMSPTRKQADIKLHQDKPHHWFAGLLVEGVEGWDETRQAIGTEGRFGFLAFPQGGDKIRVYGGYALEDKGRFAGKDGPRKFLESFRMNCAPGNEAIADGTPAGPLLSYFNNDSWTDTPFAEGCVLIGDAAGWNDPINGLGLSITYRDVRMVSDILRATPEGAQPDFTSYGHERAERMRRLRFAGHLQASLDMEFDEAARERRRRYLERAAADPSLGLHGAAIMGGPESVPDEIFTDAHKERVLNG, from the coding sequence ATGACTTACGATCTGATAATCGTCGGCGGTGGTATCGGCGGCGCAGCGTTGGCCGCAACCATGGCACGGGCCGGAGACGCGGTCCTGTTACTGGAAAAATCGACCGAATATGAAGACCGTGTACGCGGCGAATGGATCGCGCCATGGGGCGTTGTCGAGGTTCGGCGCCTTGGCTTTTACGATCTTCTGCGCGGCGCTGGTGGCCACCATATCACCTCGCACGTGCACTATGATGAAAGCCGCCGGCCTGAAGCCGCAGAAACAACGGCGCTGCCATTAGGCATCTTTGCCGAGAAGGTTCCCGGACCTCTGGCCATTGGCCATCCCCATCACTGCCAGACCCTTTTCGACGAGGCCGTGCGAGCGGGCGCCGAAACGGTGCGCGGCGCCAATGTTACGGACATTGTTCTGGGTACCTCGCCATCTGTGACCTTCGAACAGGACGGCAAGGCCCGCACAGAGAAAGCCCGCCTGGTGGTTGGCGCCGAGGGGCGTATGTCACCGACGCGCAAGCAGGCTGATATCAAGCTGCACCAGGACAAGCCGCACCACTGGTTCGCTGGCCTTCTCGTTGAAGGGGTCGAGGGCTGGGACGAAACGCGACAGGCGATCGGCACCGAAGGGCGGTTTGGTTTCCTCGCCTTTCCGCAGGGCGGCGACAAAATCCGCGTCTATGGCGGCTATGCGCTTGAGGACAAGGGACGGTTCGCCGGCAAGGACGGGCCGCGCAAATTCCTTGAAAGCTTTCGCATGAACTGCGCCCCCGGCAATGAAGCGATTGCCGATGGCACGCCCGCCGGGCCCCTGCTCTCCTACTTCAACAATGATAGCTGGACCGATACGCCCTTTGCCGAGGGATGCGTCCTGATCGGCGATGCGGCGGGCTGGAACGATCCAATCAACGGGCTTGGCCTCTCCATCACCTATCGGGATGTGCGGATGGTGTCGGATATTCTGAGGGCTACGCCGGAAGGCGCCCAGCCCGACTTTACCTCCTATGGCCATGAACGTGCCGAACGGATGCGGCGGTTGCGGTTTGCCGGCCACCTGCAGGCCTCTCTCGACATGGAATTTGACGAGGCAGCACGCGAACGCCGGCGCCGTTATCTCGAGCGCGCAGCTGCCGATCCCAGCCTGGGCCTGCACGGTGCCGCCATCATGGGCGGACCGGAAAGCGTGCCCGACGAGATCTTCACCGACGCCCACAAGGAAAGGGTATTGAACGGATGA
- a CDS encoding fluoride efflux transporter FluC, which produces MNGFVYVALGGAIGASLRHGAGIAALRLGLTGWPWATFFVNLLGSLLMGLLIGWLAFRGETLGGGQGTRLFLATGLLGGFTTFSAFSLEVARYVQEDAWGKAATYAGLSVLLGLAFVLAGLFVMKKMLA; this is translated from the coding sequence ATGAACGGATTTGTCTACGTCGCTCTCGGCGGCGCCATTGGCGCCAGCCTTCGCCATGGGGCGGGGATCGCGGCCCTGCGCCTCGGGCTGACCGGCTGGCCATGGGCCACCTTCTTCGTCAACCTTCTGGGCAGCCTCCTTATGGGCCTGCTGATTGGCTGGCTCGCCTTTCGCGGTGAAACGCTTGGCGGCGGGCAGGGGACGCGGCTGTTCCTCGCCACTGGCCTGCTTGGCGGTTTCACCACATTTTCGGCTTTCTCGCTGGAGGTTGCGCGTTATGTGCAGGAAGACGCCTGGGGCAAGGCGGCGACTTATGCCGGTCTCTCGGTTCTCCTCGGCCTCGCCTTCGTTCTGGCAGGCCTGTTTGTAATGAAAAAGATGCTCGCATGA
- a CDS encoding RluA family pseudouridine synthase, whose product MTQQVINETVSPKEEGTRLDRWVKRRLPVTQGQIEKLLRSGQIRIDGARAKAKDRLSAGMVVRLPPVHQPTEQEKKARKASTASAKDEQFMREMVVYEDEDMFALNKPAGIAVQGGTKQGDRHIDGLLDILSDGEYRPKLVHRLDKETSGLLLIARHPASAAHLSDLFRSRDMEKAYWAVTVGSPKPPAGQVRCWMTKGQGEEGREQMVQCAQNAEGARHAITDYITVSQAGQKAAWVALRPQTGRMHQLRFHMHELGTSILGDDKYITRREVPQGVAGGLHLHARALKVPRKNKKPLLLQAPLSGHMVETFKTLGFLEQEAGKDPFELFL is encoded by the coding sequence ATGACACAGCAAGTGATCAATGAAACCGTCAGCCCGAAGGAAGAAGGCACGCGCCTCGACCGCTGGGTGAAACGCCGCCTGCCGGTGACGCAGGGCCAGATCGAAAAGCTTCTACGGTCCGGCCAGATCCGGATCGATGGCGCACGCGCCAAGGCCAAGGACCGTCTTTCGGCGGGCATGGTCGTCCGCCTGCCGCCCGTCCACCAGCCAACCGAACAGGAAAAGAAGGCGCGCAAGGCCAGCACCGCCTCTGCCAAGGACGAGCAGTTCATGCGCGAAATGGTCGTCTACGAAGACGAAGACATGTTCGCGCTGAACAAGCCTGCAGGCATCGCCGTGCAGGGCGGTACCAAACAGGGCGACCGCCATATCGATGGCCTGCTCGATATTCTTTCTGACGGCGAATACCGGCCCAAGCTTGTCCACCGGCTCGACAAGGAAACCTCAGGGCTGCTGCTGATTGCGCGTCACCCGGCCTCTGCCGCTCATCTCAGCGATCTTTTCCGGTCACGCGATATGGAAAAGGCCTATTGGGCCGTCACGGTCGGCTCGCCAAAACCGCCTGCCGGTCAGGTGCGCTGCTGGATGACAAAAGGGCAGGGCGAAGAAGGCCGCGAGCAGATGGTCCAGTGCGCCCAGAATGCAGAAGGCGCGCGCCACGCGATCACCGACTATATCACCGTCTCGCAAGCCGGCCAGAAGGCGGCATGGGTCGCGCTTCGGCCTCAGACAGGCCGCATGCACCAGCTGCGTTTCCATATGCATGAGCTTGGCACGTCCATCCTCGGCGATGACAAATACATCACCCGCCGTGAGGTGCCCCAAGGCGTTGCCGGCGGGCTCCACCTTCATGCGAGGGCCCTCAAGGTGCCGCGCAAGAACAAGAAGCCGCTCCTGCTACAGGCCCCGCTTTCTGGGCATATGGTGGAGACGTTCAAGACGCTCGGCTTCCTCGAGCAGGAAGCGGGCAAGGACCCGTTCGAGCTGTTTCTTTAG
- a CDS encoding HAD-IA family hydrolase has product MTTLKLAIWDMDGTIVDSREVIQAAMCRAFGLCGLPEPDYEDTRKVVGLGLEEACRILAPDYHDVPALSTAYKEAFVARRTEANFVEPLYDGAEASLKRLAEDGWLIAMATGKSHRGIRAIFEMHPLEQYFDTIWCADDGPGKPHPFMVEQCMSTLGCEPHQSLIIGDAVHDMSMGLNAGIHTMGVSWGFGRKSELQAVGAHEVHDTFESLNSGLIEFAQKISNQ; this is encoded by the coding sequence ATGACCACGCTCAAACTCGCCATATGGGACATGGACGGCACCATCGTCGACAGCCGTGAGGTGATCCAGGCGGCCATGTGCCGGGCCTTTGGTCTCTGCGGTCTGCCAGAGCCTGACTATGAAGACACGCGCAAGGTCGTCGGGCTTGGCCTCGAAGAAGCCTGCCGTATCCTTGCGCCAGACTATCACGACGTCCCGGCTCTCAGCACCGCCTACAAGGAAGCCTTCGTCGCGAGGCGGACCGAAGCAAACTTCGTCGAGCCGCTCTATGACGGCGCCGAAGCTTCCCTGAAGCGCCTTGCCGAAGATGGCTGGCTGATCGCCATGGCGACTGGCAAATCCCATCGCGGCATCCGCGCCATCTTTGAGATGCACCCGCTGGAGCAGTATTTCGATACGATCTGGTGCGCCGATGACGGCCCCGGCAAACCGCACCCCTTCATGGTCGAGCAATGCATGAGCACGCTTGGCTGTGAGCCGCACCAGTCGCTCATTATCGGCGATGCCGTCCACGACATGTCCATGGGCCTCAATGCCGGCATTCATACGATGGGCGTCAGCTGGGGATTTGGCCGAAAGAGCGAACTTCAGGCGGTCGGTGCTCATGAAGTGCACGATACGTTTGAAAGCCTGAATTCAGGCCTGATTGAATTTGCGCAGAAAATTTCTAATCAGTAG
- a CDS encoding ATP12 family chaperone protein, translating to MTDQRPQPKTLPRRFYKEAAVSCVDGLWRIVLDDRPVRTPSKNLLATQYQSLAEQIAEEWAAQGDLIDPSTMPLTRLLNISIDNTPGAREALADELAKYAETDLVCHLAEGPKELRALQDAGWRPWREWAGKALDIVLVPVEGIIASPQPDASLAAAHAHATSLDDLRLTGLSWALALYGSAVLALAVEQGQLDALDAFDLSRIDETWQIAQWGEDEEAAEVVARRRADADAIGKLFAAIAP from the coding sequence ATGACCGATCAACGCCCACAGCCCAAAACCCTTCCCCGCCGCTTCTACAAGGAGGCGGCGGTTTCGTGTGTGGACGGCCTCTGGCGCATCGTCCTCGATGACCGGCCGGTTCGCACGCCGTCGAAGAACCTTCTCGCGACCCAGTACCAGTCCCTCGCAGAACAGATCGCCGAGGAATGGGCCGCGCAGGGCGACCTGATCGACCCATCCACCATGCCGCTGACCCGGCTTCTCAACATCTCCATCGATAACACGCCGGGCGCTCGCGAAGCGCTCGCCGATGAGCTTGCCAAATACGCCGAGACCGACCTTGTCTGCCACCTCGCCGAAGGGCCGAAAGAGCTCCGCGCCCTGCAGGATGCAGGCTGGCGGCCATGGCGCGAATGGGCGGGCAAGGCGCTCGATATCGTCCTGGTCCCGGTCGAAGGCATCATCGCCTCGCCCCAGCCGGACGCCTCCCTCGCCGCCGCGCACGCCCATGCGACCAGCCTCGATGATCTGCGCCTGACGGGGCTTTCCTGGGCGCTCGCGCTTTACGGATCGGCCGTCCTCGCCCTCGCGGTCGAGCAGGGGCAGCTCGACGCCCTCGACGCCTTCGATCTCTCCCGCATCGATGAGACCTGGCAGATCGCGCAATGGGGCGAAGACGAGGAAGCCGCCGAAGTGGTCGCCCGTCGCCGCGCCGACGCGGACGCCATCGGGAAACTCTTTGCCGCGATCGCGCCCTGA
- a CDS encoding acyl-CoA carboxylase subunit beta, translated as MKDVIEALEAKREEARLGGGEGRIAKQHEKGKLTARERVTLLLDEGSFEETDMFVEHRSHDFGMEEQRIPGDGVVTGFGTVNGRLTYVFSKDFTVFGGSLSLAQSEKIVKIQKAAARNGAPVIGIFDAGGARIQEGVDSLAGYADIFMENVLSSGVIPQISVIMGPCAGGDVYSPAMTDFIFMVKDTSYMYVTGPDVVKTVTNEEVTHETLGGASIHAKKSGVADGAFDNDIEALIQMRRLIDFLPLSNREEAPKRPSFDHPDRVEHSLDTLIPDNPNTPYDMRELIEKTADEGDFFEISPDFGANILCGFGRMEGSTVGFVANQPMTLAGVLDIDSSRKAARFVRFCDCFNIPIVTFVDVPGFMPGTKQEYGGLIKHGAKLLFAYAEATVPKVTVITRKAYGGAYDVMSSKHLRGDMNYAWPTAEIAVMGAKGAVEIIFRKDLGNDEKIAEHTKMYEDNFANPYVAARKGYIDDIIMPHSTRRRVCKALRTLRGKELENPWKKHDNIPL; from the coding sequence ATGAAAGACGTGATCGAAGCGCTTGAGGCCAAACGCGAAGAAGCCCGCCTCGGCGGCGGCGAAGGCCGCATCGCCAAACAGCATGAGAAGGGCAAGCTCACCGCGCGCGAACGCGTCACCCTCCTGCTCGATGAAGGCAGCTTCGAGGAAACCGACATGTTCGTGGAGCACCGCTCCCACGACTTCGGCATGGAGGAACAGCGTATTCCGGGCGACGGTGTCGTTACGGGCTTCGGCACGGTCAATGGCCGCCTGACCTACGTCTTCTCCAAGGATTTCACCGTCTTCGGCGGCTCGCTCTCGCTGGCCCAGTCGGAAAAGATCGTGAAGATCCAGAAGGCCGCTGCCCGCAATGGCGCGCCGGTCATCGGTATCTTCGATGCGGGCGGCGCGCGTATCCAGGAAGGCGTCGATTCGCTCGCGGGCTATGCCGACATCTTCATGGAAAACGTCCTCTCCTCCGGCGTCATCCCGCAGATCTCCGTCATCATGGGGCCTTGCGCTGGCGGCGACGTCTATTCCCCCGCCATGACCGACTTCATCTTCATGGTGAAGGACACCTCCTACATGTATGTGACCGGCCCTGACGTGGTCAAAACCGTCACCAATGAGGAAGTCACCCACGAAACCCTGGGCGGCGCGTCCATCCACGCCAAGAAATCCGGTGTTGCCGACGGCGCGTTCGACAATGATATCGAGGCGCTCATCCAGATGCGCCGCCTCATCGACTTCCTGCCGCTGTCGAACCGCGAGGAAGCGCCAAAGCGCCCAAGCTTCGATCATCCGGACCGCGTGGAGCACAGCCTCGACACGCTCATCCCGGACAATCCGAACACGCCCTACGATATGCGTGAACTGATCGAGAAGACCGCCGATGAAGGCGACTTCTTCGAAATCAGCCCGGATTTCGGCGCCAACATCCTCTGCGGTTTTGGCCGTATGGAAGGCTCCACGGTCGGCTTCGTTGCCAACCAGCCAATGACGCTCGCCGGCGTCCTCGACATTGACAGCTCCCGGAAGGCGGCCCGTTTCGTGCGCTTCTGCGACTGTTTCAACATCCCGATCGTCACTTTCGTGGACGTGCCGGGCTTCATGCCGGGCACCAAGCAGGAATATGGCGGCCTCATCAAGCATGGCGCAAAGCTCCTTTTTGCCTACGCCGAAGCCACCGTCCCGAAAGTCACCGTCATCACCCGAAAGGCCTATGGCGGCGCCTATGACGTGATGAGCTCCAAACACCTTCGCGGCGACATGAACTATGCCTGGCCAACGGCTGAAATCGCCGTCATGGGCGCCAAGGGCGCAGTGGAAATCATCTTCCGCAAGGACCTCGGCAATGACGAAAAGATCGCCGAGCACACCAAGATGTACGAAGACAATTTCGCCAACCCCTACGTCGCCGCCCGCAAAGGCTATATCGACGACATCATCATGCCGCACAGCACGCGGCGCCGGGTCTGCAAGGCGCTTCGGACGCTACGTGGTAAAGAGCTCGAGAACCCGTGGAAAAAGCACGATAATATTCCGCTTTAG
- a CDS encoding YajG family lipoprotein yields MRKLTLLSVLIGATALVGCAAHKQPYVPLPAGPYYPPNVAPVVATADAIAIDTALQVCEVDSLRAQRDERIEAARALLITGFASGGDVNERSQSTQGNLRVDQPPAGPQTERTEIMRAFEIDLDAAYRFAEGSCRAYAACMHQRDYQEGACVGSLASWERSQDRFTEVSLSLAELRASIAAPVVQRRVYGQSYPRSDRHDRRHRPHRDRHHRKDRDCEGVIADLFTTNACDRKH; encoded by the coding sequence ATGCGCAAATTGACCCTTCTAAGCGTGCTGATTGGCGCTACCGCGCTCGTCGGCTGCGCGGCTCATAAGCAGCCTTATGTGCCCCTCCCGGCGGGCCCCTACTATCCGCCGAATGTTGCCCCCGTTGTCGCCACCGCAGACGCGATCGCCATCGATACCGCCCTGCAAGTGTGCGAAGTGGACTCCCTGCGCGCCCAGCGTGATGAACGCATCGAGGCGGCGCGCGCACTTCTGATCACCGGCTTTGCTTCAGGCGGCGATGTAAACGAGCGCTCGCAATCGACCCAGGGCAATTTGCGCGTGGATCAGCCGCCAGCAGGGCCGCAGACCGAACGCACCGAGATAATGCGCGCTTTCGAGATCGATCTCGATGCGGCCTATCGCTTTGCCGAGGGCTCCTGCCGCGCCTATGCCGCCTGCATGCATCAGCGCGATTATCAGGAAGGCGCCTGCGTCGGCTCGCTCGCCTCCTGGGAGCGGTCGCAGGACCGGTTCACGGAAGTCTCGCTGTCGCTCGCCGAACTCCGCGCCTCAATTGCCGCGCCCGTCGTGCAACGCCGGGTCTATGGCCAAAGCTATCCGCGCAGCGACCGGCATGACCGCCGCCATCGCCCTCACCGCGATCGCCACCACCGCAAGGACCGCGATTGCGAAGGCGTCATCGCAGACCTGTTCACCACCAACGCCTGCGACCGCAAGCATTAG
- a CDS encoding tetratricopeptide repeat protein, with translation MNRIYILITLALGLLGVGGAAALLAADSKAQPSGFDVQADLDPADERISVRSTDVWEPRSRPELSRQEGGWTPRGSHPSDPPPTTWINSDRSWSGRHRDSFPAEPWGFHLETVAPGTGGTNAALVCVYGAAECVPRPIAARVYSEAARYWLLRGDAELTTLELDCGEAYSSIIDFGCERAGGRPLMPESREAAMRYWNRSVAWGRPFGAQSSILAQRRLQAHLVDCPVSQESLARIARDPGSVMADVIGLNLRQAALTALGYYSGTIDGAYGAETRRAVRAFQRELGYDETASLTPRQTSQLMCHAAQTARDPGVQNVLGIMHAVGLGVVQNTDLALEWLEMAAVRGDPDANFNLAVIYGTGAVFGSYRLCAIVENPERADAYLRDAADLGHDIARRLRSTPELVHAPNSQVRWARIRQEIEEEASETPGRGARAMEILRNAMRARVPPAAAGCLDANASR, from the coding sequence ATGAACCGGATCTACATCCTCATCACCCTGGCCCTGGGCCTGCTGGGCGTGGGCGGCGCTGCGGCGCTCCTGGCAGCCGACAGCAAGGCGCAGCCATCGGGGTTCGACGTCCAGGCCGACCTAGATCCAGCGGATGAACGCATCAGTGTCAGGTCGACAGATGTGTGGGAACCGCGCTCCCGGCCGGAATTGTCGCGACAGGAAGGCGGCTGGACGCCGCGCGGCAGCCATCCCAGCGATCCGCCCCCCACAACCTGGATCAATTCCGACCGGAGCTGGTCCGGGCGTCACCGCGATTCCTTCCCGGCCGAACCCTGGGGATTTCATCTGGAAACCGTCGCCCCGGGCACGGGCGGCACGAACGCCGCGCTGGTTTGCGTCTACGGGGCGGCGGAATGCGTGCCCCGGCCCATCGCCGCACGGGTCTATAGCGAAGCGGCGCGGTACTGGCTGCTGCGCGGGGATGCCGAGCTGACCACGCTGGAGCTTGATTGCGGCGAGGCCTATTCCTCGATTATCGATTTTGGCTGTGAGCGCGCGGGCGGACGCCCGCTGATGCCGGAATCGCGCGAAGCCGCGATGCGTTACTGGAACCGGTCGGTCGCCTGGGGCCGTCCGTTCGGTGCGCAATCATCGATCCTAGCCCAACGCCGCCTGCAGGCCCATCTGGTGGATTGTCCGGTCTCGCAGGAGAGTCTCGCCCGGATTGCGCGCGACCCAGGCAGTGTGATGGCCGATGTGATCGGGCTCAACCTGCGTCAGGCCGCGCTCACGGCGCTGGGATATTACAGCGGCACGATTGATGGCGCGTATGGGGCGGAGACGCGCCGGGCTGTGCGGGCCTTCCAGCGGGAGCTGGGCTATGACGAGACCGCCTCGCTGACCCCGCGCCAGACCTCCCAGCTCATGTGTCATGCCGCCCAGACCGCCCGCGATCCCGGCGTCCAGAACGTCCTGGGGATCATGCACGCGGTGGGCCTCGGCGTGGTGCAGAATACCGATCTGGCGCTGGAATGGCTGGAAATGGCCGCCGTGCGCGGCGATCCCGACGCCAATTTCAATCTGGCGGTGATCTATGGCACCGGTGCGGTTTTCGGCTCCTACCGGCTCTGCGCCATCGTCGAAAATCCCGAGCGCGCTGACGCTTATCTGCGCGACGCGGCTGATCTCGGTCATGACATAGCCCGCCGCCTCCGATCGACCCCTGAACTGGTCCATGCCCCGAACTCCCAGGTGCGCTGGGCGCGGATCCGCCAGGAAATCGAGGAAGAGGCCAGCGAAACGCCCGGGCGCGGCGCGCGGGCAATGGAAATCCTGCGCAACGCCATGCGCGCCCGCGTCCCCCCGGCTGCCGCCGGGTGTCTAGACGCCAATGCAAGCCGGTAG
- a CDS encoding DUF411 domain-containing protein, protein MPLKGHLMPKLFTSAIASLALAGAVFTGWTLFSAPVPAHAQTVNVHKTPWCGCCAKWADHLEENGFDVVIHEHEDLTPIRSELGVPGELQSCHTGEVSGYAVEGHVPAADIRRLLAELPSAHGLSVPGMPAGSPGMEMGDRIDPYDVILFGEAGNSVWSSHQDGHDH, encoded by the coding sequence ATGCCTCTGAAAGGTCATCTCATGCCGAAACTCTTTACCTCCGCCATTGCCAGCCTCGCGCTCGCCGGCGCCGTCTTTACCGGCTGGACGCTCTTTTCAGCGCCGGTCCCGGCGCATGCCCAGACGGTGAATGTGCACAAGACACCGTGGTGTGGCTGCTGCGCGAAATGGGCCGATCACCTGGAAGAGAACGGCTTCGACGTCGTCATTCATGAGCATGAAGACCTGACGCCCATCCGCAGCGAGCTTGGCGTGCCGGGAGAGCTGCAGAGCTGTCATACCGGCGAAGTGAGCGGCTATGCGGTCGAGGGCCATGTCCCCGCCGCCGATATCCGCCGCCTGCTGGCAGAGCTGCCTTCGGCTCACGGGCTTTCGGTGCCGGGCATGCCAGCTGGTTCACCGGGTATGGAAATGGGGGACCGGATCGATCCTTACGACGTCATCCTGTTCGGCGAAGCGGGCAATTCGGTCTGGTCCAGCCATCAAGACGGCCACGATCACTAA
- a CDS encoding DoxX family protein: MDAGGRRLSHDHARDIFRAIPDGLPKFAIVYLSGIAEIVVGVAVLVPRTRALAGFAFAIMCIVYLPIHLWDFFRADPIFSVPWAASARVSVQLVLIGLGFWLWQRRGLA, encoded by the coding sequence ATGGATGCTGGCGGGCGGCGTCTTTCACATGATCACGCCAGAGACATTTTCCGGGCGATTCCGGACGGCCTGCCGAAGTTTGCCATCGTCTATCTGTCCGGCATTGCAGAGATCGTAGTCGGGGTCGCAGTCCTGGTGCCCCGCACCCGCGCGCTGGCGGGCTTTGCCTTTGCGATCATGTGCATTGTCTACCTGCCGATCCATCTCTGGGACTTCTTCCGCGCGGACCCGATCTTCTCGGTCCCGTGGGCCGCCAGCGCCCGCGTTTCGGTCCAGCTGGTCCTCATCGGGCTCGGCTTCTGGCTCTGGCAGCGGCGGGGGCTCGCTTAG
- a CDS encoding M3 family metallopeptidase, giving the protein MTPAAMAQDAADTAATEQAEAPETDMTDAGETAEAADPQVLLAEWTGPYGGVPPFDEVEVSMFQPALEAAMESARAEIDALTAQDAAPTFENTILPMEKGAGELSRALAVYGIWASGLNGPEVQAVQRVVAPKLAAFQDALYQDAALFQRIDAIYTGDEYEDLTPEQQRLVWDYHTDFVRAGAALNDEEKARVAEINQELAPLYTSFSNNLLHDEEAYVTWLSEEDLAGLPDSVVNAAKSAAESRNNEGGEYAILNTRSSMDPFLTYSDNRALREEVWRTYYARGDNGDEYDNNDVIAKIMPLRAERSQILGYESFAHRSIEKAVAGNPQAAMDLMLKVWPAATAKVDEEVAAMQAIADEEEAWIKIAPWDYRYYAEKVRQAEYDFDSEEVKQYLQLENLREGMFWMAGELYGMEFEQVTDVPVFHEDVRVWEVTRDGEHLGLWYFDPYARTGKRSGAWMNAYRTQDNLDGFTTPIVSNNSNFVKGAEGEPVLISWDDATTLFHEFGHALHGLNSNVTYPSLAGTAVPRDYVEFPSQVHENWLPTREVLENYALHVETGEPIPQELVDKIERAANARQGFDTTEYLASALVDMKLHMMTDFEGFDPDAFERETLEEMGMPEELPMRHRMPQFAHVFSGEGYAAGYYAYLWADTFSADAWEAFEEAGGPYDRETADAFGKWILSVGNTISPSEAYENFRGRQPDTNALMRDRGFGVAGEASGSVGDDTNAPLD; this is encoded by the coding sequence ATGACGCCAGCTGCGATGGCGCAGGACGCTGCAGACACCGCCGCAACTGAGCAGGCTGAAGCCCCCGAAACCGATATGACGGATGCGGGCGAAACTGCCGAAGCCGCTGATCCGCAAGTCCTTCTGGCTGAATGGACCGGACCTTATGGCGGCGTGCCGCCTTTCGATGAGGTCGAGGTGTCCATGTTCCAGCCAGCGCTGGAAGCGGCCATGGAAAGCGCGCGCGCGGAGATCGATGCGCTGACCGCGCAGGACGCCGCGCCAACCTTTGAAAATACGATCCTGCCCATGGAGAAGGGCGCAGGCGAGCTCAGCCGTGCGCTTGCCGTCTATGGCATCTGGGCATCCGGTCTCAACGGGCCTGAGGTACAGGCCGTCCAGCGCGTGGTTGCCCCGAAGCTCGCAGCTTTTCAGGATGCGCTCTATCAGGATGCAGCCCTCTTCCAGCGCATCGATGCGATCTATACCGGTGACGAGTATGAAGACCTGACGCCCGAGCAGCAGCGTCTCGTCTGGGACTATCACACCGACTTCGTGCGTGCTGGCGCCGCCCTTAATGATGAGGAAAAGGCACGGGTCGCAGAGATCAATCAGGAACTCGCCCCGCTATATACCAGCTTCTCCAACAACCTCCTCCATGATGAGGAAGCTTATGTTACGTGGCTGAGCGAGGAGGATCTCGCCGGTCTCCCGGATTCGGTCGTAAACGCGGCTAAATCGGCTGCCGAAAGCCGGAACAATGAGGGCGGCGAGTACGCCATTCTCAACACCCGTTCCTCCATGGACCCGTTTCTGACCTATTCAGATAACCGGGCCCTTCGCGAAGAAGTCTGGCGCACCTATTATGCGCGCGGCGACAATGGCGACGAGTATGACAATAATGATGTCATCGCGAAGATCATGCCGCTGCGTGCCGAACGCTCGCAGATCCTTGGTTATGAGAGCTTTGCGCACCGCTCCATCGAGAAGGCCGTTGCGGGCAATCCGCAGGCGGCCATGGACCTGATGCTGAAAGTCTGGCCCGCTGCGACCGCCAAGGTCGACGAGGAAGTGGCTGCAATGCAGGCGATTGCCGATGAGGAAGAAGCCTGGATCAAGATCGCGCCGTGGGACTATCGCTACTATGCCGAGAAAGTCCGCCAGGCCGAATACGATTTCGATTCCGAGGAAGTGAAGCAATACCTCCAGCTTGAGAACCTCCGTGAAGGCATGTTCTGGATGGCTGGTGAGCTTTACGGCATGGAGTTCGAACAGGTCACCGACGTGCCGGTCTTCCATGAAGATGTTCGCGTCTGGGAAGTCACCCGTGACGGTGAGCATCTCGGTCTCTGGTACTTCGATCCGTATGCGCGCACGGGCAAGCGTTCGGGCGCCTGGATGAACGCCTATCGCACGCAGGACAATCTGGATGGGTTCACCACGCCGATCGTCTCGAACAATTCGAACTTCGTGAAAGGTGCCGAAGGCGAACCGGTCCTGATATCATGGGATGACGCGACGACGCTATTCCACGAGTTCGGTCATGCGCTGCACGGTCTCAACTCAAATGTGACCTATCCGTCGCTCGCCGGGACCGCCGTGCCGCGCGACTATGTGGAGTTCCCGAGCCAGGTGCACGAGAACTGGCTGCCAACGCGCGAAGTGCTGGAGAATTATGCGCTTCACGTCGAAACCGGTGAGCCGATCCCGCAGGAACTGGTCGACAAGATCGAACGGGCCGCAAATGCGCGGCAGGGCTTTGATACGACCGAGTATCTCGCCAGCGCGCTTGTCGATATGAAGCTTCATATGATGACGGACTTTGAAGGCTTCGATCCAGACGCCTTCGAGCGCGAAACGCTTGAAGAGATGGGCATGCCGGAAGAGCTGCCCATGCGCCACCGTATGCCGCAATTTGCGCACGTCTTCTCGGGCGAGGGCTATGCGGCGGGCTACTACGCCTATCTCTGGGCCGACACGTTCAGCGCAGATGCATGGGAAGCTTTCGAGGAAGCAGGCGGCCCTTATGACCGGGAAACCGCGGATGCTTTCGGCAAGTGGATCCTGTCGGTCGGCAATACGATCTCACCGTCGGAAGCCTATGAGAATTTCCGCGGCCGCCAGCCAGACACCAATGCGCTGATGCGCGACCGTGGGTTTGGCGTTGCCGGTGAAGCGTCGGGCAGTGTTGGCGATGACACCAACGCGCCGCTCGACTAG